In the genome of Panulirus ornatus isolate Po-2019 chromosome 31, ASM3632096v1, whole genome shotgun sequence, the window taataataataataataataataataataataataataataataataataataataataataatgatattcataataataataataattataataataataataataaatataataataataataataataataataataataatgataataataataataagaatgataataataatgatgataataataataataataataataataataataataataataataataataataataataataataataataatcattattattatcataatgataatgattatgataattataattataatgctTTATTACCATAACAAGTTAGCCTTTAGTGCATAGCCAATCTTTGCATGTTAcgtataatgtactgaaagcaGAGCGTCGTATGTAGAGGCAAGCATGACACAGTACTTTACACTGACGGGTGATAACACGTCACCTCCCGTATACGATACCGATCAATAACCTTCTTCCATTACCTGATCTTATCGTTCTCATTGTCTCAGATATTCCCCATTCCATCCTTGTACCTTGGTCTCTGTCTtcccctacctctccctcatTCTAGATTTAGTAATAGATCATTTGATCTAGTTTCTCTTCACTTATCTTCTCCACACGTTCACACCATATTCGTGCATGCCGGTGTGTTCTCTTAGTTCCACCGTTGCTAACTCCTACACGTTGCCCCTACAGCGTCATTCCTTGTCATGTTAGATGACTATACAATGTCGAGAATGATATGCTGCTTGATTAGTTTTAAGTAATATCAGGAAATTATTATAAACAGAAATGTCACCAAACGTGTTCAAAGACTCCAAACTTTGTTTGTACGAATAAATTTTAAGCATTATTGCCCTGTTGTCCAACAGAACCAGTTAACGTTATTTGCCATCCACTTCAATAATAAGTTGAAAtaaattttcttgtattttattattttaaggtcaggttaggttaagttaggttagcttagcttaggtcaggtttggttaggttaggttaggttaggtttggttagattaggttaggttaggttaggttaggttaggtgtggttaagttaggttaggttaggttaggttaggtgtgggtaggttaggttattttaggtaaggttaggttaggttacagacCAACACTGAGGTAAAGTCGTGGCTAAGATCAGCGTTAAGGGAGTACCAGATACATGGAGATTTGCGACAAGTTACCTCGCTGTGAGGAGGTGGCTGTGGGCGTGAGTGCCTCTGGTGTCGGACACGTTGGCGTAGTGCCACTTGGGAACGTAGATCATGTGCTTCTCCTTGGTCATGATGTGTTCGGCTATATCTGATAGAAGGAtaatatttgatttcagaactaaaaataaacacgtaccaggcctattaacaattgaggaagaaaacgtagaaagagtaaaccagtataagtatttgggctttatgattgatgaccagttgaagggaagtgttaatacagatatggtgtcaaggaaatgtaaccaaagattacactttgtacgtatcttgcataacctacgtgtagataaaatggtcattagcctattttacaaatcaattttagaatcagttataaatttttcaatcactgcctggtatggaaaacttacttgcaaagataaaaagaagttgggaaggattgttaagaaagcaagaaaactaggggcagagaccacatcactgaataagctttatcaaaaaggtacaatgaaacaagtagacagaatgatgaaagatgtaacgcatccgctacataattgttacacgtatcttaaatctggtagaagtctagctctgcccaagctgcacactgatagatacaaaaagtcgtttgtacctaaaagcattctgcttttcaatcatctatcatcactataacttctagctttaagtttcatgataactgtaggtgatggttcatgatagggatggtgacaagctgatatcgcatgtacacaatagcaaagtaacattttatatgaaataacctatgcaatatttcttgttaatattttaatgtttttttttttacaactactaaggagctctaaagccaaaacgaatttcattttgtattacattttgtataacaatttgacgaataaagtatcttatcttatcttatattaTCTTAATAAAATCCATGTCATTCAAACGCAGGGGATCAGTCTGAACAGATCAAAAGGTTCTCAAAACACTTCAGTTTTGTTCATGTTTTATACAAGTGATATCAACACATAGCAACACTTtaactgatgatgataagaagaTGGTCATGCACActtcaactgatgatgataacaagatGAAGGTCATGCACActtcaactgatgatgataacaagatGAAGGTCATGCACActtcaactgatgatgataacaagatGAAGGTCATGCACActtcaactgatgatgataacaagatGAAGGTCATGCACActtcaactgatgatgataacaagatGAAGGTCATGCACActtcaactgatgatgataacaagatGAAGGTCATGCACActtcaactgatgatgataacaagatGAAGGTCATGCACActtcaactgatgatgataacaagatGAAGGTCATGCACActtcaactgatgatgataacaagatGAAGGTCATGTACACAAAATCCGGTGACACGCCATTAGTCTGGGAGTCGTGCAACGCGCCTGTTTGAAGCAATACTGAACATACGGGTCTTAAATTCTACCCAGTTAAACATACTTCCAACTAAAACGACACTCCCCAGGCAAAAACGAGCTGTAATTTCCCGTATATGTTTCTGCCGTGGACACAGTGGGATCAGTAAAGCTTCATCCAGGCAAGTGGCGAGGACTTAGCTCGGCGAGTAATATCCCATAACCAAAGTCAACTCCACAGATAGAATGTGTCATATTTCCAACAAAAAATTAAGGCATTGTGTCCAGTCATTGAATCAATAAGAAATCACCTTTGATCCTCGTAGTCTTGTTTCCGTAGGCATAGTCGAGTTGATAACATAGTCCGAACAGCATAGGTATCAAGGGGTAGAGGACGACAGAGTTCTTGGTGTGGCGGAACCCGGCGTACAGAAACGAAGCCGAggagacgaagaatggcacaaACCATACCAGACGCTCCCGAACTACAGCAACTCGCACGGCCACCTGACGCTCAGCCAGCCTgcgtcctgcctctccttgtttCCTGCTCTGTCGGTGGAGACACGTCACTCTTCGTAAGGTTATGACATTCTATAAATACAACAAAATTGTTATTACATAATCATCTAACACTATGTAGGTATTAGTCTTTATGTTATATAGGGaaacatgggcaactgaatgaaTTAGCTAAGGCCATTTAGTTAACGATATATCATATTGattcatatatcatactttgccgctgtctcccgcgttagcgaggaagcgcaaggaaatagatgaaagaatggcccaacccacccacatacacatgtatatacatacacgtccacacccgcacatattcatacctatacatttcaacatatacacatatatgtacatacacagatatataatcatatacacattaacataattcatatttcctatctttattcatttccgtcaccacgaccgccacacatgaaatgacaacctccccccccccccgcatgtgcgcgagttagcgctaggaaaagacaacaaagactgcattcgttcacactcagtctctagctgtcatgtataatgcaccgaaaccacagctccctttcctcatccaggccccacaaaaatttccatggtttaccccagacgcttcacatgccctggttcaatccattgacagtacgtcgaccccggtacatcacatcgttccaatttattcagttccttgcacgcctttcactctcctgcatgttcaggccccgatcgctcaaaatcattttcgctccatcccttcaactccaatttggtctccctcttctcgttccatccacctctgactatatatatgctcttcctcactctttcctcactcattctctccatgtgaccaaaccattttaaaacaccctcttctgctctctcaaccacattctttttattaccacacagctctcttaccctttcattacttactcgatcaaaccacctcacaccacatattgtcctcaaacatctcatttccaacacatccaccctccttcgtacaaccctatctatagcccacgcctcgcatccgtataacatagttggaatcactgtcccttcaaacataccaatttttgatttccgagataatgttctcgccttccacacattttcaacgatcccaaaactttcaccccctccccaccctgtgactcacttccacctccatggctccatccgctaccaaatccaatcccagaaatctgaaacacttcacttcctccagtttttctccattcaaacttacctcccatttgacttgccCCTTAACTCTACAGTACCAattagccttgctcttattcacatttactctcagctttcttttttcacaaactttaccaaactcagtcaccagtttctgcagtttcttacccgaatcaatcaccaacttctgcagtcatTCACACGAATCTGtcaaaagcgctgtatcatcagcgaacaacaactgactcacttcccaagccctctcatccacaacagactgcatacttgcccctctctccaaaactcttgcattcacctccgtaacaaccccatccataaacaaattaaacaaccatggagacatcacgcacccctgccgcaaaccgacatttacagagaaccagttactttcctctcttcctagtagtacaaataccttacatcctcgataaaaactttcactgcttctcgcaacttccctccaacaccatatagtcttaataccttccacagagcatctcaatcaacactatcatatgccttctccaaatccataaatgctacatacaaatcaatttgtttttctaagtatttctcacaacattcttcaaagcaaacacctgatccacacatcctctaccacttctgaaaccacactgctcttccccagtatgatgctctgtatatgctttcaccctcgcaatcaataacctcccgtaTAATTTTCCCTGAATAGTCAACAAAACTTACaccgctgtaatttgaacactcacctttctaccctttgcctttctataacatatatatatatattaatatatatatatatatatgtttttttttttttgcttcgtcgctgtctcccgcgtttgcgaggtagcgcaaggaaacagacgaaagaaatggcccaacccatccccatacacatgtatatacatacgtccacacacgcaaatatacatacctacacagctttccatggtttaccccagaagcttcacatgccctgattcaacccactgacagcacgtcaaccccggtataccacatcgatccaattcactctattccttgcccgcctttcaccctcctgcatgttcaggccccgatcacacaaaatctttttcactccatctttccacctccaatttggtctcccacttctcctcgttccctccacctccgacacatatatcctcttggtcaatctttcctcactcattctctccatgtgcccaaaccatttcaaaacaccctcttctgctctctcaaccacgctctttttatttccacacatctctcttacccttacattacttactcaatcaaaccacctcacaccacacattgtcctcaaacatctcatttccagcacatccatcctcctgcgcacaactctctccatagcccacgcctcgcaaccatacaacattgttggaaccactattccttcaatcatacccatttttgctttccgagataatgttctcgacttccacacattcttcaaggctcccaggatttttgccccctcccccaccctatgattcacttccgcttccatggttccatccgcttccagatccactcccagatatctaaaacactttacttcctccagtttttctccattcaaacttacctcccaattgacttgaccctcaaccctactgtacctgatagccttgctcttattcacatttactcttaactttcttctttcaaacactttaccaaactcagtcaccagcttctgcagtttctcaca includes:
- the LOC139758853 gene encoding plasminogen receptor (KT)-like — its product is MMMKGTYLSWRRERQVERNRHLLLEMTDELSRKQGEAGRRLAERQVAVRVAVVRERLVWFVPFFVSSASFLYAGFRHTKNSVVLYPLIPMLFGLCYQLDYAYGNKTTRIKDIAEHIMTKEKHMIYVPKWHYANVSDTRGTHAHSHLLTARCQLMDIDPTS